In Isoptericola variabilis 225, the genomic window AGGCGCGCCTCGATCGGCGCCATGCCCTGGAGCATCTCGATGTCGAGGCCCTCGGTCACGCCGCGCGAGCGCGCGAGCAGCACCGCGAGCGCCACGTGGAACAGGTTGTGCGACGCGACGCCGAGGCGGACGGCGGCGGTGCGCTCGGCCGTGAGGTGGTGCTCGAGGACGCGCACGTAGTTGGCGTCGACCTCGGCCTTGGAGGTGTACGGGGCCTGCGGCCAGTCGTGCAGCTCGGCCTCGACCTGCTCCATGGCGAGGTTGGCGCCCTTGACGAGCCGGACCTTGATGCGTGCGCCGCCCGCGGCGATGCGCCGCTGGGCCCAGGCGGTGAGCTCGTCGAGCGCGCCGAGCGCGTCGGGCAGGTACGCCTGCAGGACGATGCCGGCCTCGAGGTCACGGAACTCCGGCAGGTCGAGGATCTCGGTGAAGACCGCCGTGGTCAGCGCCAGGTCCTTGTACTCCTCCATGTCGAGGTTGAGGAACACGCCGTGGTCGCGCGCGGCCCGGTACAGCGGCAGCAGCCGCTCGACGACGCGGCGGCGCGAGCCGTCGAGGTCCCACGTGACGAGCTGCGCGGCGACGGACGAGACCTTGATCGACACGTAGTCGACGTCCGGCCGCTTGACCAGGTCGATGGTGCGCTGCAGGCGGGCCTTCGCCTCGTCCTCGCCGAGCACGGCCTCGCCGAGGAGGTTGACGTTGAGCGTGTAGCCCTCGGCGCGGGTGCGGGCGAGGTGCTTGCCGAGCCCCGCGCCGGCGTCGGCGACGAGGTGGCCGACGAGCTGGCGCAGGCGGACGCGCGCGGCGGGCACGACGACCGACGGCAGCGTCGGGGCCACGGCCGCGCCGACCTTGAACAGCGCGCGGTCGACGGGGCTGAGGAACGACGCCGAGCCGGCGTCGCGGCCCAGGCGGGACAGGGCCTTGGCGGCGACGCGCACGTCCTGCGGGCGCGCGACGTCGTCGACGAAGCCGACCGCCAGCTCGAGGCCGGCCGGGTCGGACACGAGGGAGCCGAGGCGCTCGGCGGTCGCACGCGCGCGCCGGTCTGCGCGGGTCGTGGCCGCGGCGTCGTCGCCGGTGGCGGCGGCGATCCAGGTGCGCGCGAGGGCGACGGCGTCGTCGACGAGGCTCTCGGCACTCACGGGGGGCGCGGGGTGGTGCGCCGGAACAGAGGTACTCATGCTCCCAGGGTGCCTCGGACGGCGACGGCTCGTCTTGTACGATCGGGCGCGCGATGGGCGCAGTTTCGGACAAGACCACGTGGCCCGAGGCGGACGCCCTCCTGGCCGCGATGCCGCCTGCCATGGTCGCCCTCATGGACGAGCTCAGCGGCGTCATGTTCTGCGCCAAGGACACCACGGGCCGGTACGTGCTCGTCAACCAGGTCTTCGTGCGCCGCACCAACGAGAGCTCGCGCCGCGCGGTCATCGGGCGCCGCGCCGGCGACCTGTTCGTGCCCGAGCTCGCCGAGCGCTACACGACCCAGGACGACGAGGTGCTGCGCACCGGCAGGCCGCTGCGCAACGAGCTCGAGCTCATCCGCCACGTGGGCGGGGTGCCCGGCTGGTTCCTCACGTCCAAGCTGCCGGTGCACGACGGCGAGGGTCGCGTCGTGGGGATCGTGTCGGTCTCGCAGGACCTGCGCGAGGACGACGCCGACGACGCCGCGATGGACGCCATGGCGCGGCTCGTCGCGGAGGTCGAGCGGCACCTCGACACGTCGCCCGGCGTCTCGCTGACCGTGGCCGACCTCGCGCGGATGGCCGGGTGCACGACGGCGGTGCTCGACCGGCGCGTGCGGCGCGTCTTCGGCCTGACGCCGCGCCAGCTCGTGCTGCGGGCGCGGGTCGACCGCGCCGCGCACCTGCTGTCCTCGACCGCGACGCCCATCGCCGAGATCGCGTCCGTGACGGGCTTCTACGACCAGGCCGCGTTCACGCGCACGTTCGCCCGCCTCACCGGCGAGACGCCGTCGTCGTTCCGCCGCCGCGCCCGCCGCGCCTGACCCCGCCTTCCCCGCCGAGGTAGCGCGTTCCGCGCCGAGGTAGCGCGGTTGCAGGATCCCTACAACGATCCGGCCCGGTGTTCACGCCCACCCACCGCGGGGTGTGCGAAGTGCACAAACGCCGGTCCCGTTCTGTTGGTCCGGACAGGTCGTGTCCGTGCCCGACGCCGGCCCTAGCGTCGTGGCCATGACCTCAGCCGCGCTCCCGCTGCCCACCGCCCGCCCCCGTCGCGTCCTCGCCGACGTGCTGCCCGGCACGCTCGTGCGCGACGTCGCGCTCGTCGTCGGCGTCGCCGCCCTGACCGCGCTCACCGCGCAGCTGCGCATCCCGATCCCCGGCCTGCCCGTGCCCGTCACCGGCCAGACGTTCGCCGTGCTGCTCGGCGCCGCCGCGCTCGGCCCGCTGCGCGGGTCGCTCGCGCAGGTGCTGTACGTCGGCGTCGGGCTCGCCGGCCTGCCCGTGTTCACCGGTGGGGCCTCCGGCTGGGAGGCGGTCGCCGGCGCGAGCGGCGGCTACCTGCTCGGGTTCGTCGCGGCGTCGGCCGCCGTCGGCGCGCTCGCCCGCCGGGGTGCTGACCGCCGCGTGCTGTCGACCGTCGGCGCGTACGCCGTCGGGACCGCGGTGATCTACGCGTGCGGCGTGCCGTGGCTCGCCGCGGTGGCGGGCATGCCGATCGGCGCGGCGCTCATGGCCGGGGCGGTCGTGTTCCTGCCCGGCGACGCGATCAAGGCCGCCATCGCCGGCGCGCTCCTGCCCGCCGTCTGGCGCCGCGTCCGCTGACCACTCAGCCACCCCCCACGAGTTGTCAGGCCCACGCTCGGGCATAGCCCCGCCTGGGCCTGACAACTCGTCGCGCTCCGGCGTTGTCAGGCCCACGCCCGGGTACACCGCGGCCTGGGCCTGACAACTCGCGGGGTGGGAGGGCGCTGGCGCTGCGAGGGCCGGGCGCCCGCCGTACGTTGCCTGGCATGACGACCACCGCTCCCACCGTGACCCTGTCCCACGGCACCGAGATGCCGGTCCTCGGCCTGGGCACCGCCGGTTTCGACGACGCCGAGGCCGCCGAGTGCGTCCGGACCGCGATCGAGGACGGCTACCGCCTCGTCGACACGGCCGAGAACTACGGCAACGAGCGCGGCGTCGGCCAGGGGATCCGCGACGCCGCAGTCCCGCGCGAGGAGCTCTTCGTCACCACGAAGTTCAACAAGCGCTGGCACAGCGTCGACGGGGCCCGCCAGGCGTGCGAGAACAGCCTCGAGCGGCTCGGGCTCGAGTACGTCGACCTGCTCCTCATCCACTGGCCCAACCCGGGCCAGAACCGTTACGTCGAGGCCTGGGAGGGCATGATCCGCCTCCGCGAGGAGGGGCTGGCGCGCGCGATCGGGGTGTCCAACTTCAAGCCGCACCACCTGGACCGGCTCGTCGAGGCCACGGGCGTGACGCCCGAGGTCAACCAGATCAACCTCAACCCCTATGCCACCCGCGCCTCGACGCACGCCTACCACGTGTCGCACGGCATCGTCACCGAGGCGTGGAGCCCCCTCCAGCCGGCGACGATGCTGCAGGACCCCGTGATCACGGAGATCGCCGCGCGCACCGGGTGCAGCCCGGCCCAGGCGGTGCTGCGCTGGCTCACCCAGCGCGGGATCGTCACGGTGCCCAGGTCGGGCTCCCGGGAGCACCGGCGCCAGAACCTCGCCAGCGTCGACGTCCAGCTCACCCAGAAGGACATCGACGACATCAGCGCGCTCGACCGGGGCGAGGACCACGTCACCGACTCGGACGAGTTCGGGCACTGACCGCCGGACGATCGCCCCGGGCCACCGCCGAGCGGTGACCGGCGGGTGGCCCGGCGGTGGTCGTCGCCGCACCGTCGGTCAGCCGTTGGTCAACCCTCGGTAACCCCTCCACGAGGCGTGCCACGCCGCCTGTTCGCCCGCGTCGTGAGCGCCCCGGGAGAGGCGTTACGGTGGTGACGAGGCCCACAAACCCGGGCCGCGAAACCCACGCCGACGCCCTCACGAAGGACGCCGGCACGTGTCCTGGAGGACCAGTGACGACGTCGTCGATCACCACACCCGACCTGCCTGACGCACCCTCCGCTCCCCCGCGCCCCGACGGTCCCCTGGCCACGGCGCACGAGCAGCTCGCCACCGCCGTCGAGCACCTCGGCTACGACGAGGGCCTGCACCGCATGCTGGCCACCCCGCGCCGTGAGATCCACGTCGCGGTGCCGCTGCGGCGCGACAGCGGCGAGACGGTGCTCTTCCACGGCTTCCGCGTCCAGCACAACGTCTCGCGCGGGCCCGGCAAGGGCGGCCTGCGCTACCACCCGTCCGTCGACATCGACGAGGTCCGCGCCCTCGCGATGTGGATGACGTGGAAGTGCGGCGTCGTCGACCTGCCCTACGGCGGCGCCAAGGGCGGCGTCACCATCGACCCGCGCGAGTACTCGCTGTCGGAGCTCGAGCGCGTCACGCGCCGGTACACGTCCGAGATCATGCCGATGATAGGCCCCGACACCGACATCATGGCGCCCGACATGGGCACCGACTCCCAGACCATGGCCTGGGTCATGGACACCTACTCGGTCAACCGCGGCTACACGATCCCGGCCGTCGTGACCGGCAAGCCGCTCGCGGTGGGCGGGTCGCTCGGCCGCGGCACCGCGACGAGCGCGGGCATCGTCCACGTGACGGCCGCGGCGCTCGAGAAGGTCGGCGAGAAGCTCGACGGCGTGTCCGTCGCGGTCCAGGGCTTCGGCAAGGTCGGCTCCCACGCCGCCGCGATCTTCGCCGCGCGCGGCGCCCGCGTCGTCGCGGTCAGCGACCAGTACGGCGGCATCAAGGCCGACACCGGGATCGACGTCGACCGGCTGTTCGCGCACGTCGCCGCGACCGGCTCGGTCGTCGGCTTCGACGGTGCCGACCCGATCTCCAACGCCGAGCTGCTCGCGCTCGACGTCGACGTGCTCGTCCCGGCGGCCGTCGAGGGCGTGCTCGACGAGGTCACGGCGAGCCAGGTGCGGGCGCGCTACGTCGTCGAGGGCGCCAACGGCCCGACGACGACCGCGGGCGACCGCATCCTCGCGAAGAACGGCGTGACCGTGGTGCCCGACGTGCTCGCGAACGCGGGCGGCGTCGTCGTCTCCTACTTCGAGTGGGTCCAGGCGAACCAGACGTACTGGTGGACCGAGCAGGAGATCGCCGAGAAGCTCGAGCACCGCATGACGACCGCCTACCACGAGGTGGCCGCGATGGCGCGGAAGCACGGGGTCTCGCTGCGCGACGCCGCGCTCATCATCGGCGTCAAGCGCACCGCCGAGGCGCACGAGATCCGCGGCCTCTACCCCTGATCCGTCCCTGATCCGTGTCAGAAGGCTGGTGGGCTCAGGCCCACCAGCCTTCTGACACGTACGCTGGCGCGATGATCCTCGAGCACGCGCTCCTGCCCGTCCGCCCCGGTCACGAGGCCGCGTTCGAGGCGGCGCTCGTCGAGGCCCGGCCGCTCATCGAGGCGACGCCCGGCTTCGGCGGGCTGTGGCTGTCCCGGTCCGTCGAGTCGCCCTCGACCTACCTGCTGCTCGTCGAGTGGGAGTCCGTCGAGGCGCACACCGAGGGCTTCCGCGGCTCGGACCGGTACCCGCGCTGGCGCGAACTGCTCCACCACTTCTACGAGCCGTTCCCGACGGTCGAGCACTTCGAGACCGTCGCCGCGTCGGTGGACGCGTGACGCTGCTCGACGACGTCGCCGCGCGCCTTCGGGCCGCCGGCTGCGTCTTCGCCGAGGAGGAGGCCGCGCTGCTGCTCGACGCCGACGGCGTCCGCGGCGGTCAGGCCGGCATGCTGGAGGAGTTCGTCGCCCGCCGCGTCGCCGGCGAGCCGCTCGAGCACGTGCTCGGCCGGGTCGAGTTCGCGGGGCGGCGCTGGTCGGTCGGGCCGGGCGTGTTCGTGCCGCGCCGGCGCACGGAGCTCATGGTGCGCACGGCGCTGGCAGAGGTGTCAGGCTCACGCGGCCGTATACCCCGGCGTGGGCCTGACAACTCGGCAGATGCGGTGGTCGTGGTGGACCTGTGCTGCGGCTGCGGTGCGGTCGGCGGGGCCGTCCTCCTCGGGCTGCGCTCGCACGTGCCCGACGGCGGTACCCCGGCCGGGCGGTCGCCGCGCGTCACGCTGCACGCGTCCGACGTGGACCCGGCCGCGACGGCGCACGCGCGCGCCAACCTCGAGCCGCTGGGCGCGACCGTCCGCACGGGCGACCTGCTCGAGCCCTTGCCGACCGAGCTCCGCGGCCGCGTCGACGTGCTGCTGTGCAACGCCCCGTACGTCCCGGCGGACGCGATCGCCACGATGCCGCCCGAGGCCCGCGACCACGAGCCACCGACGGCCCTCGACGGCGGCCCCGACGGCCTCCACGTCCTCCGCCGCGTCGTCGCCGCCGCGCCCGACTGGCTCCGCGCCGGCACGGGCAGGCTGCTCTTCGAGATCTCCCCCGGCCAGGCGGCCACGGCCGTCGCGCTCGCCGAGAGAGCGGGGCTTCGCCCCGCCGTCGTGCACGACGAGGACGCGGACGGCCCCGGCGGCACCGTCGTCGTCGCGACCCTGCCCTGAACCCGACGCCGAACGTGTCAGAATCCTGGTGGGCCAGAGCCCACCAGGCTTCTGACACGCGGTCAGGCGACGGGCTGACGGTCCGCCCACTCCTGCAGCGTCACGCGCGGGCCGGTGAAGAACGGCACCTCCTCGCGCACGTGGCGGCGGGCCTCGGTGGCGCGCAGGTCGCGCATGAGGTCGACGATGCGGTGCAGCTCGTCGGCCTCGAACGCGAGCAGCCACTCGTAGTCCGACAGCGCGAAGGTCGCCATGGTGTTGGCGCGCACGTCCTTGTAGCCCGCCGCGGCCATGCCGTGGTCGCGCAGCATGGTGCGGCGCTCGGCGTCGGGCAGCAGGTACCACTCGTACGAGCGCACGAACGGGTACACGCACAGGTAGTCGCGCGGGCGCTCGCCCGCGAGGAAGGCCGGGACGTGGCCGCGGTTGAACTCGGCGGCGCGGTGCAGCGCGACGACGGACCACTCGGGCGCGAGCACCGAGCCGAGCCGCGACGCACGCAGCCGGCGGTACGCGCCCTGCACGGACTCGACCGTCGGCCCGTGCACCCAGACCATGAGGTCGGCGTCGGCCCGCAGGCCCGCGACGTCGTAGACGCCGCGCACGACGACGTCGCCGGTGGCGCGCGCCGGGTCGCGGTCGGCCTCGGCCTGCCCGTCCCACAGCGCGGCCTCGGCCTCGGCCACGATCTCCGCGCGCTCGGCCTCGCCCACGGGCAGGGGCTCGGCGAGCGAGAACACCGACACCATCGTGTAGCGGGTCGAGGCGTTGATGGCCTCGGCGTCGACGGCCTCGCCGGTGTCGCCGTGGACGTGCTCGCTCATCGGTGCATGTCCTCGCTGCAGAGGGCCGGGATGCCGCTGGGCTCGCCGTGGCGGCGCAGGCAGCAGTCGGGCGGCGTGACGGACGGGAAGGCGGGCAGCGACCCCACGGTCGCCTCCTCCACGGACTCGCCGCGCGCGAGCGCCGCGCGCTCGAGCAGCAGGTCCACGAGGCCGCGCACGAACTCGGGGCGCGTGCCGACGGTGCCCGCGCGGACCGCGGTCATGCCGAGGTTCGCGGCGGTCTCCATCGCCTCGGTGTCGAGGTCGTAGGCGACCTCCATGTGGTCGGAGACGAACCCGATGGGCGACAGCACGACGTTGCGCAGGCCCTCGGCCGCACGCTGCTCGAGCAGGTCGTTGACGTCGGGCTCGAGCCAGGGCTGCGACGGCGGGCCCGAGCGCGAGCAGTACGCGAGCTCCCACTGGACCGGGTGGCCGCGGCGCTCGGCGATCGCCTCGGCGACGACGGCGGCGACGTCGAGGTGCTGCTCGGAGTACGTCGCGTGCCCGACGCCGGAGGCCTCCTCCATCGTCGTGGGGATCGAGTGCGTGACGAACACGAGCCGCGCGTGCGCGGGCGAGCCGCCCTTGGCCTCGAGCTCGCGGTACGCGTCGAGCACGGCCTCGACGTTGGCCTGCACGAAGCCCGGGTGGTTGAAGTACGAGCGGATCTTGTCGAACTGGACGCCCGTCGAGCCGTCGGGGCCGAGCTGGCCGCGCTTGTCGAGCACGACGGCGAGGTCCTCGCGGTACTGGCGGCAGCCCGAGTACGAGGAGTACGCGGACGTCACGAGCGCGACGGCGCGCTTCGCCCCGAGCCGCTCGAGCTCGTCGATCGCGTCGTCGGTGTACGGCTCCCAGTTGCGGTTGCCCCACACGACCGGCAGGTCGATGCCCCGCTCGGCGAGCTCGGCCTCGATCGCGGCCTTGAGCGCGAGGTTCTGCTCGTTGATCGGGCTCTTGCCGCCGAACGCGTAGTAGTGCTCGCCGACCTCCTCGAGCCGCGAGTCCGGGATCCCCTTGCCGGCCGTCACGTTCCGGAGGAACGGGACCACGTCCTCCGGCTTGTTCGGGCCTCCGAAGGAGTACAGCAGCAGGGCGTCGTACGGGCGGGCGTCGGCCGCCGACTGGGGGGTCATCGGCATGTCCCCCATCCTGTCATCCGCGCCCCCGCCCACACGCCGGAAACCTGGGCGGACGCGACGTGACGTTGAACGCACACGCTGTCATCTCCCTCGGCAACGTCCTGAGGCGGGTCCGTCCGACGAGCCTACCGACGGCACGTCCGCCGGGTGCGCCCGCCGCGCCGTCGGTAGGCTCGACGGACGGACCACGGAGGGGGGACGCGTGACGACGACGAGCGCACCGCCCGCCGCACGGCCGGCCGTGCCGACCGCCGTCGGGCACGTGCGCTCCGAGGCCGACGCCGCCGGGCTCGCCCGGCACCTGCAAGACCCGGGCCGGTCGTGGCCGGTCGTGGTCGTCTCGACGCCGCGCGACCGCGGTCACCCGTACGTCGACCCCGCGGCCGTGCTCGAGGAGGTGCGCGGCCTCGCCGAGGTCGTTGTGGTGCACGACGGCGACCCGTCGTGGGCCTTCTCGCACGCGATGCCCCCGGGCACCCAGGTCTACGGCGGAGCGTCGCGCGTCTACCCCGTGGGGCTCGCGTGGGTGCACGACCTCGCCCGGTCCCACCTCTGGCTCGCCTACGACGACGTGCGCGGCGCGCAGGTGCGCGACCGGCTCGTGCAGGACGCGCTCACCGCCGCGGCCGCCGCGGGGCTCGCCGGGTCGTCGGCGTCGGACGCGCCCGCCGCGACGGTGACCGCCACCGTCCTGGGGACCGTCGGCGCCCGCGCGCTCGTGCAGACCGACGACGGCACGACCCTGCAGGTCGCCGAGGAGCTCACGCTGCCGGGCGTGCCGCTGTCCCGGCTGCTCGCGCGCGGCATGCGCGTGCGCGGCCGCCTCGACGCCGCGACCGGCCGGCTCGACGTGCGCGGCATGCTGCCCGACGCCGCGGCGCAGCTGCGGCGCGTGGCCGCGGCGTACCCGGTGGGCGCCGTCGTGCCCGCGCGGGTCGCGGCGGTCGCCGACGACGCCGTGACGCTCGAGCTGGCACCCGCCGTGCGCGTGCGCGTCCATCGCGACCACGTGACGGGCAACGACCTCGACCTGCTCGGCGACCTGTTCAGCGTGGGCGAGGTCGTGCTCGCCCGGGTCGTCGAGGGCAGGCCCGTCCCGGGGCCGGCCGGACCGGTCGTGACGCCGGGCCTGCGGCTCGACGACGTCGACGACGCGCGCGACGAGCCGTTGCCGGCGCTCGCGCTGCTCGACGGCGGCCCGCCGTGGCTCGAGCCGCCCGTGCACGACGCCGCCGCGGACGACGGCGCGGGGTCGCCCGCCCCGGCGCCGGATCCCGAGCGCGCCTCGGTGCCGACGACCCCGCCGAACGCGGCCCCGCCGGCCGCGGCG contains:
- a CDS encoding AraC family transcriptional regulator → MGAVSDKTTWPEADALLAAMPPAMVALMDELSGVMFCAKDTTGRYVLVNQVFVRRTNESSRRAVIGRRAGDLFVPELAERYTTQDDEVLRTGRPLRNELELIRHVGGVPGWFLTSKLPVHDGEGRVVGIVSVSQDLREDDADDAAMDAMARLVAEVERHLDTSPGVSLTVADLARMAGCTTAVLDRRVRRVFGLTPRQLVLRARVDRAAHLLSSTATPIAEIASVTGFYDQAAFTRTFARLTGETPSSFRRRARRA
- a CDS encoding biotin transporter BioY, whose amino-acid sequence is MTSAALPLPTARPRRVLADVLPGTLVRDVALVVGVAALTALTAQLRIPIPGLPVPVTGQTFAVLLGAAALGPLRGSLAQVLYVGVGLAGLPVFTGGASGWEAVAGASGGYLLGFVAASAAVGALARRGADRRVLSTVGAYAVGTAVIYACGVPWLAAVAGMPIGAALMAGAVVFLPGDAIKAAIAGALLPAVWRRVR
- a CDS encoding aldo/keto reductase, with translation MTTTAPTVTLSHGTEMPVLGLGTAGFDDAEAAECVRTAIEDGYRLVDTAENYGNERGVGQGIRDAAVPREELFVTTKFNKRWHSVDGARQACENSLERLGLEYVDLLLIHWPNPGQNRYVEAWEGMIRLREEGLARAIGVSNFKPHHLDRLVEATGVTPEVNQINLNPYATRASTHAYHVSHGIVTEAWSPLQPATMLQDPVITEIAARTGCSPAQAVLRWLTQRGIVTVPRSGSREHRRQNLASVDVQLTQKDIDDISALDRGEDHVTDSDEFGH
- a CDS encoding Glu/Leu/Phe/Val dehydrogenase, which translates into the protein MTTSSITTPDLPDAPSAPPRPDGPLATAHEQLATAVEHLGYDEGLHRMLATPRREIHVAVPLRRDSGETVLFHGFRVQHNVSRGPGKGGLRYHPSVDIDEVRALAMWMTWKCGVVDLPYGGAKGGVTIDPREYSLSELERVTRRYTSEIMPMIGPDTDIMAPDMGTDSQTMAWVMDTYSVNRGYTIPAVVTGKPLAVGGSLGRGTATSAGIVHVTAAALEKVGEKLDGVSVAVQGFGKVGSHAAAIFAARGARVVAVSDQYGGIKADTGIDVDRLFAHVAATGSVVGFDGADPISNAELLALDVDVLVPAAVEGVLDEVTASQVRARYVVEGANGPTTTAGDRILAKNGVTVVPDVLANAGGVVVSYFEWVQANQTYWWTEQEIAEKLEHRMTTAYHEVAAMARKHGVSLRDAALIIGVKRTAEAHEIRGLYP
- a CDS encoding antibiotic biosynthesis monooxygenase, which produces MILEHALLPVRPGHEAAFEAALVEARPLIEATPGFGGLWLSRSVESPSTYLLLVEWESVEAHTEGFRGSDRYPRWRELLHHFYEPFPTVEHFETVAASVDA
- a CDS encoding putative protein N(5)-glutamine methyltransferase, which codes for MTLLDDVAARLRAAGCVFAEEEAALLLDADGVRGGQAGMLEEFVARRVAGEPLEHVLGRVEFAGRRWSVGPGVFVPRRRTELMVRTALAEVSGSRGRIPRRGPDNSADAVVVVDLCCGCGAVGGAVLLGLRSHVPDGGTPAGRSPRVTLHASDVDPAATAHARANLEPLGATVRTGDLLEPLPTELRGRVDVLLCNAPYVPADAIATMPPEARDHEPPTALDGGPDGLHVLRRVVAAAPDWLRAGTGRLLFEISPGQAATAVALAERAGLRPAVVHDEDADGPGGTVVVATLP
- the hemQ gene encoding hydrogen peroxide-dependent heme synthase is translated as MSEHVHGDTGEAVDAEAINASTRYTMVSVFSLAEPLPVGEAERAEIVAEAEAALWDGQAEADRDPARATGDVVVRGVYDVAGLRADADLMVWVHGPTVESVQGAYRRLRASRLGSVLAPEWSVVALHRAAEFNRGHVPAFLAGERPRDYLCVYPFVRSYEWYLLPDAERRTMLRDHGMAAAGYKDVRANTMATFALSDYEWLLAFEADELHRIVDLMRDLRATEARRHVREEVPFFTGPRVTLQEWADRQPVA
- a CDS encoding ferrochelatase, with protein sequence MPMTPQSAADARPYDALLLYSFGGPNKPEDVVPFLRNVTAGKGIPDSRLEEVGEHYYAFGGKSPINEQNLALKAAIEAELAERGIDLPVVWGNRNWEPYTDDAIDELERLGAKRAVALVTSAYSSYSGCRQYREDLAVVLDKRGQLGPDGSTGVQFDKIRSYFNHPGFVQANVEAVLDAYRELEAKGGSPAHARLVFVTHSIPTTMEEASGVGHATYSEQHLDVAAVVAEAIAERRGHPVQWELAYCSRSGPPSQPWLEPDVNDLLEQRAAEGLRNVVLSPIGFVSDHMEVAYDLDTEAMETAANLGMTAVRAGTVGTRPEFVRGLVDLLLERAALARGESVEEATVGSLPAFPSVTPPDCCLRRHGEPSGIPALCSEDMHR